One segment of Triticum aestivum cultivar Chinese Spring chromosome 2A, IWGSC CS RefSeq v2.1, whole genome shotgun sequence DNA contains the following:
- the LOC123185543 gene encoding snakin-2-like codes for MALGKLAVAALVASLLLLSTIKAADSPAPAAAPLGPPPHNIVDPSKDCGWACNLRCSANSRSKLCSRACLKCCSVCRCVPAGTASNKETCGKCYTDWTTHGNKTKCP; via the exons ATGGCGCTCGGCAAGCTTGCGGTGGCCGCGCTGGTGGCGTCTCTCCTCCTACTCAGCACCATCAAG GCTGCCGACTCTCCTGCTCCGGCTGCTGCTCCGCTCGGGCCTCCTCCCCACAACATCGTAGACCCCTCTAAAG ACTGTGGGTGGGCGTGCAACCTGCGGTGCAGCGCCAACTCGCGGTCGAAGCTGTGCAGCCGGGCGTGCCTCAAGTGCTGCAGCGTGTGCCGCTGTGTGCCGGCGGGCACGGCCAGCAACAAGGAGACCTGCGGCAAGTGCTACACCGACTGGACCACGCACGGCAACAAGACCAAGTGCCCCTGA